The following coding sequences are from one Labrys wisconsinensis window:
- the rsmD gene encoding 16S rRNA (guanine(966)-N(2))-methyltransferase RsmD has product MRIVAGQFRGKQLATPRSDAIRPTSDRLRETLFNILVHAYDDPVREARVIDLFAGTGALGLEALSRGARFAVFVDDGAEARGLIRANIDAMGLGGRTRLFRRDATRLGAIGPIEPFSLAFLDPPYRRDLAPKALESLAAGGWLAPGALCVVEEAAEVEISAAGFVPAESRDYGETRLTILCRAGGVGEG; this is encoded by the coding sequence ATGCGCATCGTCGCCGGGCAATTCCGCGGCAAGCAGCTCGCCACGCCGAGGTCGGACGCCATCCGCCCGACCTCGGACCGCCTGCGCGAGACGCTGTTCAACATCCTGGTCCATGCCTATGACGATCCGGTGCGCGAGGCGCGGGTCATCGACCTCTTCGCCGGCACGGGCGCGCTCGGCCTCGAGGCGCTGTCGCGCGGCGCCCGCTTCGCCGTCTTCGTCGACGACGGCGCCGAGGCCCGCGGCCTGATCCGCGCCAATATCGACGCGATGGGCCTCGGCGGGCGCACGCGGCTGTTCCGCCGCGACGCCACCAGGCTCGGCGCCATCGGCCCGATCGAGCCCTTCTCGCTCGCCTTCCTCGATCCGCCCTATCGGCGCGATCTCGCGCCGAAGGCCCTCGAAAGCCTCGCTGCCGGCGGCTGGCTCGCCCCCGGCGCGCTCTGTGTCGTCGAGGAGGCGGCCGAGGTCGAGATATCGGCCGCCGGCTTCGTGCCGGCGGAGAGCCGCGACTACGGCGAGACGCGGCTGACGATTCTGTGCCGCGCGGGGGGCGTGGGCGAGGGCTGA
- the ileS gene encoding isoleucine--tRNA ligase has product MTASNAPVDEGFDYSRTLFLPRTEFPMRAGLPQKEPEILARWQKGDLYRRLRESAAGRPKFVLHDGPPYANGNIHIGHALNKILKDLVTRSQQMLGFDSNYVPGWDCHGLPIEWKIEEQYRAKGRNKDEVPLVEFRRECRAFAEHWVDVQREEFKRLGVEGDWAHPYLTMTYAAEAQIARELMAFALTDQLYRGSKPVMWSVVEKTSLAEAEIEYHDHVSDMIWAAFPVTAGAAGDLAAASVVIWTTTPWTIPGNRAIAYSSRVAYGLYRVTAAPDGNWARVGATYVLADKLAAEVFKAAKVEAFERLADVSAAALAGLSCAHPLSGFGGGYGFAVPLLDGEHVTDEAGTGFVHTAPGHGREDFDVWMANGRELAARGIDTRIPYTVDGDGFYTDEAPGFGPAATGGHARRVITDKGETGDANKAVIEALAAAGALVARGRLKHQYPHSWRSRKPVIFRNTPQWFIAMDKGLGDGTTLRGRALTAIAETQWVPASGENRITGMIANRPDWVVSRQRAWGVPIAVFARDDGTILKDEAVNRRIADAFEAEGADAWYQPGAAERFLGNGYDPAEWKKVDDILDVWFDSGSTHAFTLEDPRHFPGLAGIRRKVDGGGDTVMYLEGSDQHRGWFHSSLLESCGTRGRAPFDVVVTHGFTLDEQGRKMSKSIGNTVAPQDVIKRSGADILRLWVATTDYWDDQRIGPEILKTVEETYRKLRNTIRWMLGTLAHHRPGEALDIAALQPFELERLMLHRLAELDVLVREAYAAYDYKRVLAAVSAFMTSDLSAFYFDIRKDALYCDPASSPKRRAALAVVDRLFACLAAWLAPVLAFTADEAWTERYGAEASVHLETFPDVPAAWRDDALAERWETIKRVRRVVTGALEVERAAKRIGSSLEAAPVVAIADPATRAVIESVPFDEVCIVSALSIVPGEGPAEAFRLEGVDGIAVVPARAQGRKCARSWKYFDPATADPAFPDITPRDAQAMREWQAAESL; this is encoded by the coding sequence ATGACCGCCTCCAACGCCCCTGTCGACGAGGGCTTCGACTATTCCAGGACGCTGTTCCTGCCCAGGACCGAGTTCCCGATGCGTGCCGGCCTCCCGCAGAAGGAGCCGGAGATCCTGGCGCGCTGGCAGAAGGGCGACCTCTACCGCCGCCTGCGCGAAAGCGCGGCCGGCCGGCCGAAATTCGTGCTGCACGACGGGCCGCCCTATGCCAACGGCAACATCCATATCGGCCATGCCCTCAACAAGATCCTGAAGGACCTCGTCACCCGCTCGCAGCAGATGCTGGGCTTCGACAGCAACTACGTGCCGGGCTGGGACTGCCACGGCCTGCCGATCGAGTGGAAGATCGAGGAGCAGTACCGCGCCAAGGGCCGCAACAAGGACGAGGTGCCGCTGGTCGAGTTCCGGCGGGAATGCCGCGCCTTCGCCGAGCACTGGGTCGACGTGCAGCGCGAGGAGTTCAAGCGCCTGGGCGTGGAGGGCGACTGGGCCCATCCCTACCTCACCATGACCTACGCGGCCGAGGCGCAGATCGCCCGCGAGCTCATGGCCTTCGCCCTGACCGACCAGCTCTATCGCGGCTCCAAGCCGGTGATGTGGAGCGTGGTGGAGAAGACCTCGCTGGCCGAGGCCGAGATCGAGTATCACGACCACGTCAGCGACATGATCTGGGCGGCCTTCCCGGTGACGGCCGGCGCGGCCGGCGATCTCGCCGCGGCCTCGGTGGTGATCTGGACCACCACGCCCTGGACCATCCCCGGCAACCGGGCGATCGCCTATTCCAGCCGCGTCGCCTACGGCCTCTACCGCGTCACCGCTGCCCCGGACGGCAATTGGGCCAGGGTCGGTGCCACCTATGTGCTGGCCGACAAGCTCGCCGCCGAGGTGTTCAAGGCCGCCAAGGTCGAGGCCTTCGAGCGCCTGGCCGACGTGAGCGCCGCCGCGCTCGCGGGCCTTTCCTGCGCCCATCCCCTCAGCGGCTTCGGCGGCGGCTACGGCTTCGCCGTGCCGCTTCTCGACGGCGAGCACGTCACCGACGAGGCCGGCACCGGCTTCGTCCACACCGCGCCCGGCCATGGCCGCGAGGACTTCGACGTCTGGATGGCGAACGGGCGCGAGCTCGCCGCGCGCGGCATCGACACGCGCATCCCCTACACCGTCGACGGCGACGGCTTCTACACCGACGAGGCCCCCGGCTTCGGCCCGGCCGCGACCGGCGGCCATGCCCGGCGCGTCATCACCGACAAGGGCGAGACCGGCGACGCCAACAAGGCGGTGATCGAGGCGCTGGCGGCGGCCGGCGCCCTGGTGGCGCGCGGCCGGCTCAAGCACCAGTATCCCCATAGCTGGCGCTCGCGCAAACCGGTGATCTTCCGCAACACCCCGCAATGGTTCATCGCCATGGACAAGGGGCTCGGCGACGGCACCACGCTGCGCGGACGGGCCCTGACCGCCATCGCCGAGACGCAGTGGGTGCCGGCGAGCGGCGAGAACCGCATCACGGGCATGATCGCCAACCGGCCGGACTGGGTGGTGTCGCGCCAGCGCGCCTGGGGCGTGCCGATCGCCGTGTTCGCCCGCGACGACGGCACCATCCTCAAGGACGAGGCGGTCAACCGCCGCATCGCCGACGCCTTCGAGGCCGAGGGCGCCGACGCCTGGTATCAGCCCGGCGCGGCCGAGCGCTTCCTCGGCAACGGCTACGATCCGGCGGAGTGGAAGAAGGTCGACGACATCCTCGACGTCTGGTTCGATTCCGGCTCCACCCATGCCTTCACCCTGGAGGATCCCCGGCACTTCCCCGGCCTCGCCGGCATCCGCCGCAAGGTCGACGGCGGCGGCGACACGGTGATGTACCTGGAGGGCTCCGACCAGCATCGCGGCTGGTTCCACTCGTCCCTGCTGGAGAGCTGCGGCACGCGCGGCCGCGCGCCGTTCGACGTGGTGGTGACCCACGGCTTCACGCTCGACGAGCAGGGCCGCAAGATGTCGAAGTCGATCGGCAACACCGTGGCGCCGCAGGACGTGATCAAGCGCTCCGGCGCCGACATCCTGCGCCTGTGGGTGGCGACCACCGACTATTGGGACGACCAGCGCATCGGCCCGGAGATCCTCAAGACCGTCGAGGAGACCTATCGCAAGCTGCGCAACACCATCCGCTGGATGCTGGGCACGCTCGCCCATCACCGGCCGGGCGAGGCGCTCGACATCGCGGCGCTGCAGCCCTTCGAGCTGGAGCGGCTGATGCTGCACCGCCTGGCCGAGCTCGACGTCCTGGTGCGCGAGGCCTATGCCGCCTACGACTACAAGCGCGTGCTCGCCGCCGTCTCGGCCTTCATGACCTCGGACCTGTCGGCCTTCTATTTCGACATCCGCAAGGACGCGCTCTACTGCGATCCCGCCTCCTCGCCGAAGCGCCGGGCGGCGCTCGCCGTGGTCGACCGGCTGTTCGCCTGCCTCGCCGCCTGGCTGGCGCCGGTGCTGGCCTTCACCGCGGACGAGGCCTGGACCGAGCGCTACGGCGCGGAAGCTTCAGTGCACCTTGAGACTTTCCCGGATGTGCCGGCCGCCTGGCGCGACGATGCCCTGGCCGAGCGCTGGGAGACGATCAAGCGCGTGCGCCGCGTCGTCACCGGCGCGCTCGAAGTGGAGCGGGCGGCCAAGCGCATCGGCTCCTCGCTCGAGGCCGCGCCGGTCGTCGCCATCGCCGATCCGGCGACGCGGGCGGTGATCGAGAGCGTGCCCTTCGACGAGGTCTGCATCGTCTCCGCGTTGAGCATCGTGCCCGGCGAGGGGCCGGCGGAGGCCTTCCGGCTCGAGGGGGTCGACGGCATCGCCGTGGTGCCGGCGCGGGCGCAGGGACGCAAATGCGCCCGGTCGTGGAAATATTTCGATCCGGCCACGGCCGATCCGGCATTTCCCGACATCACCCCCCGCGACGCGCAGGCCATGCGCGAATGGCAGGCCGCGGAGAGCCTTTGA
- the lspA gene encoding signal peptidase II, translating into MTSLFRGPLTALGFTVAVLAAVIDQAQKLWTLFVFDIADRPPVELTSFFEVILVRNYGVSYGLFQQDSAVGRWALVVFTVLAVALLSVWLARTETRISAVALGLIIGGAVGNAIDRAAYGYVADFFHFHVGSFSWYVFNLADVAIVAGVALLLYEAVLGKGRPGAA; encoded by the coding sequence ATGACATCCCTCTTCCGCGGACCTCTCACCGCGCTCGGCTTCACGGTCGCGGTCCTCGCCGCCGTGATCGATCAGGCGCAGAAGCTGTGGACGCTGTTCGTCTTCGACATCGCCGACCGCCCGCCCGTCGAGCTGACCTCGTTCTTCGAAGTGATCCTGGTGCGCAATTACGGCGTCTCCTATGGGTTGTTCCAGCAGGACAGCGCCGTCGGCCGCTGGGCGCTGGTGGTGTTCACGGTGCTGGCGGTGGCGCTGCTGTCGGTCTGGCTCGCCCGGACCGAGACGCGAATCAGCGCGGTGGCGCTCGGCCTGATCATCGGCGGCGCCGTCGGCAACGCCATCGACCGCGCCGCCTATGGCTATGTCGCCGACTTCTTTCACTTCCATGTCGGCAGCTTCAGCTGGTACGTCTTCAACCTCGCCGACGTCGCCATCGTTGCGGGCGTGGCGCTCCTCCTGTATGAAGCGGTCTTGGGCAAGGGGCGGCCAGGCGCAGCTTGA
- a CDS encoding response regulator, which translates to MAVDLSMPILVVDDYQTMIRIIRNLLKQLGFEDVDDASDGSAALNKLKAKKYGLVISDWNMEPMTGYELLREVRSDDQLRSTPFIMVTAESKTENVIAAKKAGVNNYIVKPFNAQTLKSKIDAVFGA; encoded by the coding sequence ATGGCAGTAGACCTTTCGATGCCGATCCTGGTGGTCGACGATTACCAGACCATGATCCGCATCATCCGCAACCTGTTGAAGCAGCTCGGCTTCGAGGATGTGGACGACGCCTCCGACGGCTCGGCGGCCCTGAACAAGCTCAAGGCCAAGAAGTACGGCCTGGTCATCTCCGACTGGAACATGGAGCCGATGACCGGCTACGAGCTGCTGCGCGAGGTGCGCTCCGACGACCAGCTGAGATCCACCCCATTCATCATGGTCACCGCCGAATCGAAGACCGAGAACGTCATCGCCGCCAAGAAGGCCGGCGTGAACAACTACATCGTCAAGCCGTTCAACGCCCAGACGCTCAAGTCGAAGATCGACGCCGTCTTCGGCGCCTGA
- a CDS encoding TIGR01459 family HAD-type hydrolase: MTRIITGLGEVAGAYDALFCDIWGVVHNGHALFSGVAEALAAFRDRGGVVVLVSNAPRPAGSVAPQLDRLGLPRRAWDAIVTSGDVARSHVAAQAGKALFHLGPERDRPLFEGHDIRFAGEEAAEVIVCTGLFDDTVETPETYLPMLRRFLARGVPMICANPDLVVERGGTMIYCAGAIADAYETLGGPVVTCGKPHRPIYDAGFAVVETALGRRVEPGRVLAIGDSVRTDLAGAAAIGCGALFVTGGIHALEAGHGAALDEAALRTFLAEQGVAPDWAMPHLVW, translated from the coding sequence ATGACCCGCATCATCACCGGCCTCGGCGAGGTCGCCGGCGCCTACGACGCCCTGTTCTGCGACATCTGGGGCGTGGTCCACAACGGCCACGCCCTGTTCTCCGGCGTGGCCGAGGCGCTGGCCGCCTTCCGCGACCGGGGCGGCGTGGTGGTGCTGGTGTCGAACGCGCCGCGCCCCGCCGGGAGCGTGGCCCCGCAGCTCGACCGCCTCGGCCTGCCGCGCCGGGCCTGGGACGCCATCGTCACGTCGGGCGACGTGGCGCGCAGCCACGTGGCGGCGCAGGCCGGCAAGGCGCTGTTCCATCTCGGGCCGGAGCGCGACCGGCCGCTGTTCGAGGGCCACGACATCCGCTTCGCCGGCGAGGAGGCGGCCGAGGTGATCGTCTGCACCGGCCTGTTCGACGACACGGTGGAGACGCCCGAGACCTATCTGCCGATGCTGCGCCGCTTCCTCGCCCGCGGCGTGCCGATGATCTGCGCCAATCCCGACCTGGTGGTCGAGCGCGGCGGCACCATGATCTATTGCGCCGGCGCCATCGCCGACGCCTATGAGACGCTCGGCGGCCCGGTCGTCACCTGCGGCAAGCCGCACAGGCCGATCTACGATGCCGGCTTCGCGGTGGTGGAGACGGCGCTGGGGCGCCGGGTCGAGCCCGGCCGGGTGCTGGCGATCGGCGATTCCGTGCGCACCGACCTTGCCGGCGCCGCCGCCATCGGCTGCGGCGCGCTGTTCGTCACCGGCGGCATCCATGCGCTCGAGGCCGGCCACGGCGCCGCGCTCGACGAGGCGGCGCTGCGCACCTTCCTGGCGGAGCAGGGGGTGGCGCCGGACTGGGCGATGCCGCACCTCGTCTGGTAG
- a CDS encoding chemotaxis protein — translation MSAAESVHFERVIAYLRERREKEVSLTDVVALAEITAESFTAFFQAMDTAIYRELREIANYITTMKAEIGALQANDLKSRRIPAAGRELDLIVQSTAEATNTIMECAEAIMAADASDAQAYKAFVDDKMILLFEACSFQDITGQRVRKVVDTLQQIEARVTRFAQAINARDAAGYADEAERRREERARALLLHGPQARSEASSQDAIDALFT, via the coding sequence ATGTCGGCAGCGGAGAGCGTCCATTTCGAGCGCGTCATCGCCTATCTTCGCGAACGCCGCGAAAAGGAAGTCTCTCTCACCGACGTCGTGGCGCTGGCCGAGATCACCGCCGAGAGCTTCACCGCCTTCTTCCAGGCGATGGACACGGCGATCTATCGCGAGCTGCGCGAGATCGCCAACTACATCACCACCATGAAGGCGGAGATCGGGGCGCTGCAGGCCAACGACCTGAAGTCGCGCCGCATCCCGGCCGCCGGCCGCGAGCTCGACCTGATCGTGCAGTCGACGGCGGAGGCCACCAACACGATCATGGAATGCGCCGAGGCGATCATGGCCGCCGACGCCTCCGACGCGCAGGCCTACAAGGCCTTCGTCGACGACAAGATGATCCTCCTGTTCGAGGCCTGCTCCTTCCAGGACATCACCGGCCAGCGCGTTCGCAAGGTGGTCGACACGCTGCAGCAGATCGAGGCGCGCGTCACCCGCTTCGCCCAGGCCATCAACGCCAGGGATGCGGCCGGCTATGCCGACGAGGCCGAACGCCGGCGCGAGGAGCGAGCCAGGGCGCTGCTGCTGCACGGCCCGCAGGCGCGCTCGGAGGCGAGCTCCCAGGACGCCATCGACGCCCTCTTCACCTGA
- a CDS encoding M16 family metallopeptidase codes for MVQRIHSPNGIEAWLVEDYAVPIVAVDFAFRGGAAQDPPERPGLGQMMTSLLDEGAGPLDDQAFQLRIEENAVELSFHAGRDYMAGSLRTLAGGRAEAFDLTRLAVTVPRFDPDPVERIRQGMLANLRREASDPHSIASRAFTAALYPGHPYGSWPHGTLESIGAASREEIAVHHARLFARDNLVVSIVGAITAADAAAMLDTVFAALPARAGLSPVAEVAPAVATDRRLIDLDVPQTVLQLATPGVKRSDPDYMAAYIANHILGGGSFSSRLFQKVREEKGLAYSVSTQLACFQHSAYVAGGVATSNDRAAESLAIIEAEMAEMAAQGPTADELENAKSYITGSYALRFDTSAKIANQLTHIQLEGLGSDYIERRNALVEAVTPEEVRAAGRRLFGEGKPFVTAVGRPERL; via the coding sequence ATGGTCCAGCGCATCCATTCTCCCAACGGCATCGAGGCCTGGCTGGTCGAGGACTACGCGGTCCCGATCGTCGCCGTCGACTTCGCCTTCCGCGGCGGAGCCGCCCAGGACCCGCCGGAGCGGCCCGGCCTCGGCCAGATGATGACCTCGCTGCTCGACGAGGGCGCCGGCCCGCTCGATGACCAGGCCTTCCAGCTCCGCATCGAGGAGAATGCGGTCGAATTGTCGTTCCATGCCGGCCGCGACTATATGGCGGGCTCGCTGCGCACCCTGGCCGGCGGGCGGGCCGAGGCCTTCGACCTCACGCGCCTCGCCGTCACCGTGCCGCGCTTCGACCCCGACCCGGTCGAGCGCATCCGCCAGGGCATGCTGGCCAATCTGCGCCGCGAGGCCTCCGACCCGCACAGCATCGCCTCCCGCGCCTTCACGGCGGCGCTCTATCCCGGCCACCCCTACGGCAGCTGGCCGCACGGCACGCTGGAGAGCATCGGCGCCGCCTCGCGCGAGGAGATCGCCGTCCATCACGCCAGGCTGTTCGCCCGGGACAATCTGGTGGTGTCGATCGTCGGCGCCATCACGGCCGCGGACGCGGCGGCCATGCTGGACACCGTCTTCGCAGCCCTGCCGGCGCGGGCCGGGCTCAGCCCGGTGGCGGAGGTGGCGCCCGCCGTCGCGACCGATCGCCGGCTGATCGACCTCGACGTGCCGCAGACCGTGCTGCAGCTCGCCACGCCCGGCGTCAAGCGCAGCGATCCCGACTACATGGCCGCCTATATCGCCAACCATATTCTCGGCGGCGGCTCCTTCTCCTCGCGCCTGTTCCAGAAGGTGCGGGAGGAGAAGGGCCTGGCCTATTCCGTCTCCACCCAGCTCGCCTGCTTCCAGCATTCGGCCTATGTCGCGGGCGGCGTCGCCACCAGCAACGACCGCGCGGCCGAGAGCCTGGCGATCATCGAGGCGGAGATGGCGGAGATGGCCGCGCAGGGCCCGACCGCCGACGAGCTGGAGAACGCCAAGAGCTACATCACCGGCTCCTACGCCCTGCGCTTCGACACCTCGGCCAAGATCGCCAACCAGCTCACCCATATCCAGCTCGAGGGCCTGGGCAGCGACTATATCGAGCGGCGCAACGCCCTGGTCGAGGCGGTGACGCCGGAGGAGGTCCGGGCCGCCGGCCGGCGCCTGTTCGGCGAGGGCAAGCCCTTCGTCACCGCAGTCGGCCGGCCCGAGCGGCTGTGA
- a CDS encoding bifunctional riboflavin kinase/FAD synthetase, with amino-acid sequence MPFQTFDDPAGLPDHLIGAAVAIGNFDGVHRGHLAVIEAAEALAKGRPAIALTFEPHPRSVFRPDVPLFRLTPPAMKLLLLERAGLAAAVTMTFDRAFAGITAEAFLEELVVGRLKAHAIAVGYDFHFGKDRRGTPEFLVHHGRSLGLDIAIVAPLSEDGRAISSSAIRTMLAEGDVAGANRMLGREWSVLGTVEHGHKRGRLLGFPTANMQLDPQCALRFGIYAVRATVDGVVRPGVASFGRRPTFDNGAPLLETFLFDFDGDLYGKTIEVAFVGWIRGEQKFASVDDLVARMNEDSRLARALTAG; translated from the coding sequence ATGCCCTTCCAGACCTTCGACGACCCGGCCGGGCTTCCCGACCATCTCATCGGCGCAGCCGTCGCCATCGGCAATTTCGACGGGGTGCACCGCGGCCATCTCGCGGTGATCGAGGCGGCGGAGGCGCTGGCCAAGGGCCGGCCGGCGATCGCCCTGACCTTCGAGCCGCATCCGCGCAGCGTCTTCCGCCCGGACGTGCCGCTGTTCCGCCTGACGCCGCCGGCCATGAAGCTCTTGCTCCTGGAGCGCGCCGGCCTCGCCGCCGCCGTCACCATGACCTTCGACCGCGCCTTCGCCGGCATCACCGCCGAAGCCTTCCTGGAGGAGCTGGTGGTGGGGCGCCTCAAGGCCCACGCCATCGCCGTCGGCTACGACTTCCATTTCGGCAAGGACCGGCGCGGCACGCCGGAGTTTCTGGTGCATCACGGCCGCTCGCTCGGGCTCGACATCGCCATCGTCGCGCCGCTGTCGGAGGACGGCCGGGCGATCTCCTCGTCCGCCATCCGCACCATGCTCGCCGAGGGCGACGTCGCCGGCGCCAACCGCATGCTCGGCCGCGAATGGTCGGTGCTCGGCACGGTCGAGCACGGCCACAAGCGCGGCCGCCTCCTCGGCTTCCCCACCGCCAACATGCAGCTCGACCCGCAATGCGCCCTGCGCTTCGGCATCTATGCCGTGCGCGCCACGGTCGACGGCGTCGTCCGTCCGGGCGTCGCCAGCTTCGGACGGCGGCCGACCTTCGACAACGGCGCGCCGCTCCTGGAAACCTTCCTGTTCGACTTCGACGGCGACCTCTACGGCAAGACCATCGAGGTCGCCTTCGTCGGCTGGATCCGCGGCGAGCAGAAATTCGCCTCGGTCGATGACCTCGTCGCCCGTATGAACGAGGACAGCCGGCTGGCGCGGGCGCTGACGGCGGGCTGA
- a CDS encoding M16 family metallopeptidase — protein MLSSLIPGLDAASAATGPEIAHFTLANGLDVVVIPDRRAPVVTHMVWYRVGGADEPMGKSGIAHFLEHLMFKGTEKQPGGFSREVARLGGQENAFTSYDYTAYFQRVARPHLGTMMGFEADRMAGLALSDAVVDPERSVVLEERKMRVDNDPDSQLGEEVAATLFTHHPYGTPIIGWEEEIKGLTRQDAVAFHDRFYTPNNAILVVAGDVTAEEVRALAEDSYGRLARRAEPPPRLRPQEPPQRADRRVSLADPRVEQPMLQRHWRVPSYRTANDGEAHALDLLAQVLGGGSVSRLYRALVAEQKITASAAAWYGGTAVDESRFAVWAAPLPGVSFATVEAAISAVIAELAEKGIGEAELDRAKTRLVAEAIYARDSQSSLARYFGSTLAVGGTVADLQAWPARIAAITPDAVREAARRHLAEARSVVGLLEGAD, from the coding sequence ATGCTGTCCTCGCTCATCCCCGGCCTCGACGCCGCGTCCGCCGCCACCGGGCCGGAGATCGCGCATTTCACGCTCGCCAACGGGCTCGACGTGGTGGTCATCCCCGACCGGCGCGCTCCGGTCGTCACCCACATGGTCTGGTACCGGGTGGGCGGCGCCGACGAGCCGATGGGCAAGTCCGGCATCGCCCACTTCCTCGAGCATCTCATGTTCAAGGGCACCGAGAAGCAACCCGGCGGCTTCTCCAGGGAAGTCGCCCGGCTCGGCGGCCAGGAGAACGCCTTCACCTCCTACGACTACACCGCCTATTTCCAGCGCGTCGCCCGCCCGCATCTCGGCACGATGATGGGCTTCGAGGCCGACCGCATGGCCGGGCTGGCGCTCTCCGACGCCGTCGTCGACCCCGAGCGCAGCGTCGTCCTGGAGGAGCGCAAGATGCGGGTCGACAACGACCCCGATTCCCAGCTCGGCGAGGAGGTGGCCGCGACCCTGTTCACCCACCATCCCTACGGCACGCCGATCATCGGCTGGGAGGAGGAGATCAAGGGCCTGACGCGACAGGACGCCGTCGCGTTCCACGACCGGTTCTACACCCCCAACAACGCCATCCTGGTGGTCGCCGGCGACGTCACGGCCGAGGAGGTGCGCGCCCTGGCCGAGGACAGCTACGGCCGGTTGGCGCGCCGGGCCGAGCCGCCGCCGCGCCTGCGCCCGCAGGAGCCGCCGCAGCGGGCCGACCGCCGCGTCAGCCTGGCCGATCCCCGGGTGGAGCAGCCCATGCTGCAGCGCCATTGGCGCGTGCCCTCCTATCGCACGGCCAACGACGGCGAGGCCCATGCCCTCGACCTCCTCGCCCAGGTGCTCGGCGGCGGCTCGGTGTCGCGCCTCTATCGCGCCCTGGTGGCGGAGCAGAAGATCACCGCCTCGGCCGCCGCCTGGTATGGCGGCACCGCGGTCGACGAGTCGCGCTTCGCCGTCTGGGCCGCGCCGCTGCCCGGTGTCAGCTTCGCCACCGTCGAGGCGGCGATCTCAGCCGTCATCGCCGAGCTCGCCGAGAAGGGCATCGGCGAGGCGGAGCTCGACCGCGCCAAGACGCGCCTGGTGGCCGAAGCCATCTATGCCCGCGACAGCCAGTCCTCGCTGGCGCGCTATTTCGGCTCGACCCTGGCGGTCGGCGGCACGGTCGCCGACCTGCAGGCCTGGCCGGCCCGCATCGCCGCGATCACGCCGGATGCCGTGCGCGAGGCGGCGCGCCGCCACCTCGCCGAGGCGCGCTCGGTCGTCGGCCTGCTCGAAGGCGCGGACTGA